TGTGTCACCATATATACGCCCTCAATTCAAACTAAATATCCCGTTTTACTTTTGCCCCCTCTTGAGGAAAAATATATCTTGCATAATTTATTGAGTTGGAGTTTCAAGATGCGTAGCCTATTGACTTGAAGATTAATTATGATGTAATAGATTACTTTTTGATTTGCAGATGTGGGGAAGTTAGAATTAGGACTCCCAAAATTTCTTATATTTCTGGTGTTCTATGATAAGAGGTGAAATATTCTTTTTGGGGGATAGACGATTGGAAATATTTGGTAAACAAAACTATGACTCTCATTTGAGTTGATATAAAGGAGTACTTTTTATGTTTGACTGCATTGCTCTCTTCCCTCCTGTTCCTTTTTATGTGTGACTGCATTGCTCTCTTCGCTCCTATCATCATTATCTTTTAAAGATTGCCTCGTGCTCATCACGACTGAAAGGAGAAACTGGACAGCGGTGAAAAGAGTAATGATTGATCCATTGACCCCACTTTGAGTTTCTAGTTCTTGCTACTTCTTTCTGGTTCCATCGCCCGCCATGTTTTATCTGAACTGTTAAAATATATATTGGAAAGGGAGCTTCTAACTAATCTCTGTATCTAATCATGTCTTTCTATCCAATCATAATATATTCACTTTTTATCCTGTTTGGTCCTCAATTACCCTTTGGCTTCCATTATAGTTGGTTATGGCAATTGTGAAAGAGCTTGAGATGTAACTTGTAAGTAAACAAGGAGGAGGGAATACACGAGTCCCTGTCTCATAATCACTCTTTCCTACGGAACCTCTGTTTAGTCCTAGTTGTTGATCGCTTAAAGGGTCAGGAACTCTTGATGATCCAGAAAATGTCAGAAAAACATGAAATCATGCATTACTTTCTTCCCATACGCCGGAGGAGATTGAATAGTTCAGTATAGTCTAGTTGCATCACTAATATCTAATTCCTTGTACATACCACTGATGAGTAAATATACTCAGCAACTCTGGAGCATTTAGATAGGAGACAGAAGTAACTGTCTAATCTGTAGCCCCAGacaacgactccagtagccccgacgtcgctttagaggggtttacgagcatcttattggcaacgcaacaggaattaggcgattttgcaagtttttcgtgtgtgttagcccacagattttttaggtaccgggaaCTAGTAATGTAAGAACTAATAAAGTTAGCAATCACCTTCATACTCTTCTCTGAAATTCCACAActaaattcatttttatttgttctaaaggaaaagaaaatctTTTGTCTTCTAGTTACTAGAATGGACTTTTGGTAAGTTTGTTATAATTATTGGAAGCATGTCGCGTTTTTCATATAtagagatattttattatgttgctcggactcttcaaaaatgtcagcGGGTGCgcgtcggattctccaaaagtagtgtacttttggagaatccgacccGGGTACGGCATCGAAAGTGAAGAGTCCGAGTAACttagaattattttattgtattaaGATTTTAGTGTAGTTTAAGATAGTGAGTTAAGCCTTATCTTTATGCTTAGGAAGGAACTTTTCTATGAAGGGTGGTTTCTGATAGTTTTATTAGTGTCGGTAAGACATTTGGCAAGTAAAGGTTTATAGCAGACATTTGGAATTTTTAATGCtagaaatgaatttttttttacattatcaCCTTATATCCCGGCATTTCTGTCATATCGTACACCTAGCTTTGTCTAACACTTCCCAAGATTGTTTCCTCTTGCTTAGTTTTGATTTTGGATGCTCATATTTTGCTAAGATATCTAGCAAAACTGATTGTACGCACATTTTAAAGGCTGAATCTCATCTTTAAGACACTTCTGATCGAAATTCTTCTGCTCCATTACATGTTACAGCGATACTTTCCTTGAGATAACTAACAGTGATGTAAATTTGTCTTAAACTGCAGCTAGACAACCATATTTTGTATGTTGAATGCCTTCAAGTATCTCATAATCTTCTTATTCATGTTTGCAGCTATCGCTCGCACAGTGGGGCATTTGTCCAAGAGTGCTGAGGTCATGAAGCTCGTTAATAATCTTATGAAGGCTCCAGAAGTGGCTATTACAATGCAGGAATTCAATAAAGAGATGACCAAGGTATCTATTTGGCATTAGATTTTTAAGCTCTGGAGAGGCTTCTGAGTTCTCTCTTGGTTGGTGAATCACCTTTGGATTTGTATGTGTCTGATTTTTAAATAGTTTGTTAAGTTCTATGACGCGCCATGGTCATGTTTTGTTCTTTCTACTCTTGCTTCTTCTGCACTTTTATTTTCCTTCCAATCGATTAGCCTGCCTTCCTATGAGAAAATGAGGACAAATTCTGCACTTTAACTTTTGAATCAACTAGCCAGCCTCTACCACAAGAGAAAATGGGGAGGAAAGAAACCGGAATATTTATtccactttttctttttgtgtgtCTTTCTACTTGAAATGGAATTCACTCTCTCTACTTTGCTGCAGGCTGGTGTCATTGAAGAAATTGTGAATGATGCAGTGGACAGTGCATTGGATTCAGAAGACATAGAAGATGAGATTGAAGAAGAAGTTGACAGGGTCTTAACTGAACTTGCTGGTGAGACTGCTGCGCAACTTCCTGAAGCAGTCCGAAAGGAGAAGCTAAAGCAACCTGCTCAGGCAGTAGGAGATGCAGAGGTATGTCACATCTATAATCCGTTGCATAGAAGTGTAATTGATCTCATcgatgatgaaataaggtgatATGTAATTCTTTCAGGATGCTGATGACGAGGAAGATCTAGAAGAACTAAGGGCTCGTCTTGCTAAAGTAAGATCGTAAGTGATACTTCAACTGACTTCCAGTTCCTGAGGGTTCAACTATAAAAGGGCAGTATGTGAAGTGGCAGACTCATTGTCTGTTCTGCTGTGTTTGCATCTTCTTTATGGTTGAGGAAATAGTAGAGTACTTTCTGTATGTTAGTATCAACTTCTCCGTGATGTCATAACAGGCTCTTGATACCATGTAATTATTGTCCAAATCCAAGATTTTACTCTCTCACGTTATGTGTGATTGGAAATGTGATGCTTTTCAATGTATGGAGTGAAACACTATGTTAATGACTTACACTTGCTGTCTAGCAGAATTGGCAGTTCAATCAATCTACTTAGGAGTTCTGCTCCTCTTTTTTAAACTTTCATgcttcatatattttatttgttgattAGTCATCTTAATGATCTTGAAATgttcaatttcttttttctccATCACCTTCTATTCGTTTAACTCGGGATTTAGTGGAATATTTTGTTAATACGTTCCAGCCTGATTTTAGTCGTGTGATGATTATCCCATGGATTGAAAATATCGCCTATATACATTATTTTTATGTTGCACTAGTCATTGTCTTTCGAGTCCGTGCCTAGCCCCATGGTGACCTGTGGGTTGTGGAGCATGATGTTTTGGCTACTGTTCCTAGTTAAATTTGTAGGATCTGCCGGTGTAATCATTTTAACTGAATCCTACTAGAAGTTCAGATAGAAGAAATCTAGAGTCCGGATGACCCCGGTATAATATTGACAGAAGAATGTGCACTCTTCGTCTTTTAATGCCCTATGAATCTGTCATTTCTTGATATGAAATACCTACTGGAAAGATATGCGGCTGCTTGTTCTAGTTTCTTGGTCAAGTATTGCAGGTATTTTGATGGATTAGAGAAGCTGCTTGTTCTAGTTTCTTGGTCAAGTATTGCAGGTATTTTGATGGATTAGAGAATTTGGCTTGGAAGTTTTAAACAGTCGAAGGATGTTAAGGAACTATTGATAGCACTCTCTCTGTTTCTGGTTTGAAAAGAGTCTTCTTGTGGGTAACTGTTACCATTTTCAGAAGAAGAAAAGATTATTTTGTGGGAGCCTGTTCTATTTGATTAAAGTATATACTGTTTATTGGAAACTTTTGCAAACTGAGAGCTATGTTTAAGGGATTTGATTGACCATTTTAATTCTGTGGATACTTATCTTTATTCAATCAAGCGTAAAAAGAGAAATTGATGAAGAACTCTCTTATATTGGAGAATGAAGGTTGAGACCACTCACTCACACTTGGAATCATCACTTGCCATTTTTAATGCTGCCTTTGCAGCTAAGTGTGAGGTCTAGTGGTCGATGAAGTGGGTAAATATTATAGGAGATCAGAGTTTAGatcccaacaaaaaaaaaagatttggtGATTTTTTATCATTTGTCTAACTCTTGGTAATCAGAGTTCTTCGATACCTGTGTTAGTGAAATGTAGTAAGAACTCGGTTGATAGTTGAGGTTTGCACAACCAGGCACTACCATTATCAACAACAGAAAAACACTCCCTTTTCGACCACTTACAGAGGGAAACTCCAATGTTGTCCTCAATGTCAACAATAGTAGGAACAAAAAGTCTATCTTCCCTTTCCTCCTCCGCGgaatccttttttctttttctgttttatttagTCAATTATTGGATTGATTAATCTTGATGTTACACCATCTAAGGGGATATCTCTATTCTCACTCGAGAATTCTGAATAAGTTTGTTAAAAGTCACTTTTTGTTTCTTCGGTGTGAAAAATTTCCATACTTTTGGATAGATCACATCGTACTTCCTTATCTTACCTTTGTTATAATAATATCCATAtgttcatatatacatatatattgtacTTCACACATTTCCACGCTTTGTCAATTGTCATGCTAGCTATTGTTTGTTTGGTATTTAATTAGTTTCCTTCGTGCATTACACGAAGAACATTGCGCACAAGAGAGTTCAGTGACGTAAAATAATCATGCACCAATCTTAACTCTTACTACTACTAATTAGATCAATGATGGCATACCAACTTGTAATTCTGAAGTATAATTTCCAtaatataaaaagtttatatcaaaataattgaaGCTACATTTGAAAGATACATGTGGCTTTCTACTTGCTTTGGCTATATTGGAAGTgcaattataaaataaatcttATAGATGAGATTAAGTTAAACCGGGATCAATACTTTCTCtggtccttttttatttgttattttagccAAAAGAAATTTGTTCCAAAAATTCCGTCACTTTAGAAAACCAAAAAGGTAGTATTAActgtttttttctctttccaaTTCTACATTTATTAAAAGGAGGGCATCAACAACTTCAAGTGTAATTCCATCAAACGAAATCTGATATTACGAGAAGACAAGTAATCAATCATTCATTACTCATTTCAGGAATATATAAGTTTACTTTAGTcaaatactccctccattcatttttttacttatcaatctatattaaaaataaattttctttgtAATCAATGCTATATAAGTTTTCTTGACAAGTGTGTAAAAACTTTTAGCGGAAAACAAAGTCATAAATCCATTTTAACATATTACTCTCTCCATTTCATATTAGGTGAATTTTTGAGAgattttttattgttcaaaataattgaattgttcaaagttcaagatagatgcttgaattttttttcatatttgccctttcatttattgaagttttatattttctaggagataaatcacattacgtgcaaagttatatttatgattttacaaaggacAATAGCGGaaaatatggttcaaattatgtttttaaatatttttttaatatgtgtgtattgcctcacaaattcacttaatataaaATGAATGGAGTATATGATTGTACGTCTTTTTCACTCCACACATCAATCGTGAGTACTAATCATACACAAATTTCTTGTTAAAGATCAATCTCTCGTTCATATTTACAACTCCCGCTCTAAAAATACtagtcaaatttatttttatgtagCGGAAAGTGACAAATCTTTTGGAACATACCTAATTGTGTATTTCGGTTCCAACCATTAGCTATATATACCACACATTAAGTTTTAGACTTAATGGGGACACAACAAACAGCCCTTGCATTTACGTTTCCTATGGGCCACCAATATTTCCCTTTCAAGTAACATGTTTCAAAGCCCGGATCCCTATTTCTTACAGCTAAACACACAAACTTTTATGGAGCGTGCAAAAATCAAATCGatcaataaatcaaattaaaaaaaatattattgtgttATTACTATTAGTTTTTTAGGTTAATGGGTTTTTAATAGTTTTATAAAATGAATTATCAGGTTATTAGTTCGatattgatttttaatattGGATAAATCAATAACTCATTAAGACAATAGTAATTTACTACCTTATctctaaataaatataaaatattcatatcaaTACTATATTGGTTACTACCTTTGTCCTTTAGCCTTCAATTCACATTATTGTCCtagttcttttatttgtgttgcacttgtagagttcttttcatgttagtcactattgtttatattttatgagcatttcgtaaagttatattattattttgttgcgccaaattattggagaagtcctataattattttatgaatatttttttattgattaaaataaaaattgaaccgttaagaactaaaattaataaaaaaatattttattaatttattattaatttaacatattttaaagttgaaaatCGATAAACCAAACCATAGatagaatcaaatcaaatcaacttATGCACCCTATAAACTTCAGTGCTAAATGATACCTTCACCCCAAAGACATGGGAACTACATTAAATTCCATCACTTTCGGAGTGGTTTCCTAGAAGAACAATAATTACTTTCGTTGACTCttatgtttttaaaatattttttcttttctaatgatcaaatgagatttactattttctttcaatattatctttattattaaataattatgtaaaCTATTTTCCTCAATCTAGTTTACTTTATCATGTTTTATTTTGCACACatcttaataaaatattaactagactaaattatttttatttattattttttctatttcatattaactgaatttatGAGATATTGCAcacttattaagaaaaaaaagctTAGGACATAAAATTGAACATCACTTTTCACTTTTACCCTTTTAGTAATTGTCAAGctattctcaaaaaaaataaaattaaagtaaaatcaTAGATATAAACAATTAATTCTCTTGAACTTATCACCTAGAAAATGAAATGAAGGGAAAGaatggaaaaaaattcaaacatttatcttaaattttgaacaattcttttattttgaactATAAAAAAACCgtgaaaatttaattaatatagaatagagggaatatttttttatttatttttgcaccATATTAATGTCTCTCTATATTTATGACTAAGGATAAAGGTGTAAACAAACAACTAATTatactaggggtgtacatggaccgggttggttcggattttttacaaaccaaaccaaaccatttgtgtcgggttataaaatctataaaccaaaccaaaccaataaaagtcgggtttttcgatgtcaatttttctcgggtttttcgggttttttggggtttttcgggttttttcgggtttttttgagtttctcgtaattttcataatatctaataaaaagcacagagcaatgcttcttaaaaagagttctagtataaaaatatcaacataaaaatgaggcagaacactgtttgaagttttaactttataatataactttttaagatgttttttttgtatattatttagatgagcttctcaagtccaaatctaaatgtaaaaaagaaaacaaaaattatgaaaaatttttaaaaaatatttataaattatattttaataaatatttttatgtataacataatttaaaagtagtatatctataatcgggtcgatttgggttcggtttgactttttttagttaaaaccaaaccaaccctataatggtcgggttttttttccaaacaccaaaccaagtcaaaccaaaccactagtcgggttttttttccggtttggttcggtttatcggtttggtgcggtttatcggtttgccctgtacagccctaaaTTATACCTTGAtgctttaaaataaaaattattttgaactaTCTAATTTTAGTAAGAACGACAAGTAAAATGAATTGGAAAAGTAATTGCCAAACCAATCAAATCTTATCTAAAGAGAAtcgttattttttaaaaattacttaatttctTCGCTCTCATAATTTTCACACAGTCAAGGATTAATTCAAATTGGACTAATTAGGTTCCGTATAATCTTGTTCTAAATAACTTGACTGATTGATTTAATAAACAAATTTTAGATAAACACTAACCGCTTGCcataaattatattatagtCCTTAACAATATAATTTCCACTTTCATTTCGATTTTTCCAGAAATGGTTTTGTAAAATCCATTTTGGCAACTAAAGTGTTCAAAAAGTTATTTTCGTCATTTAAAACTAAGAAACATAGTATTAATTTAATCCTCAACTaattttatattgtatttaaaTATGCCTTCACAGGTGAAATGACCACCCCATTGTTTGTCGATTGTCATTGTCACGCAAAATTTGGCACCATTCGACGAATTAACTAACGAAATGATTAGttatgatgatattttaatacagaaaaaaaaagaagacaaatATCCATcagcttgaaagagttgaaaattttgaataagAAAGCTGTACTCCGTTCacctttatttatttactatattaaaaataaatttttatttttatttattctatcCACTTTAGTATATTAAAAAACAatttattattcatttttacTGTGTTATTTTTAACATTAACTACTCTTTCCTAAAGTCATTATCCAAGTTGAATGAGACAATACAccaattaatataaatattataataaaatctacattttatttattattaaattttaaaaagtatgaaatttattatataaacaAATAAAGTGATCGGACGAAGTAGTTCTTATTCAGCACAAAAAACGAGGTCTATGGATTCACGGACCGTGATTAACTGATGAAAAGAGGTCTCTTTAATCAAATTCATATGATTAATTTGTAGGCTAATAAATACTCTTCTTTAGCAAAGGAACACTGATATAAAAGGCGGAAAAAGGAGAGGACCGAGGTAGGtgtgttctttttttttattaataatgataACGTAAAAGTTTAAtttcatcattaaaaaaaatgcgTGATTAAGATGGAATGAGTGTAAAGAATACAGAAACTATGGGTCGTTTGATTTAGTGACAAGTTATACAAGAATTaacaatataataattattaatatagGAACTTGTTTAATTATAATAGCGTAGATATTCAAAGAGAGTACACATGATAAAAAATTCAAAGAGAGCTCATAGATGTCAAAAGTTTATTTTGAAACTTATATAATTAGatgtttgtttttttcttgataAACTCGTGGTTATGAAGTAACCTTCCTAGAAGGTGACTGAAAACACTATTAGAAGCTTCTTCAGGTGTAAATATTTGTTTGGTATGATAATATTTCACATtttattaccaaaaaaaatactGTAGATATTAGAAatataagaattattttttattgaattatgatatataattattatacaacgtataaaaaaatatacttaCTATTACGAGGGTTAGTTTTGTCAATTAAGTGAAGTGCAACCCATTGTAATGATTTACTATAAACTATAAGCAAATATTATAATGAGCTTTTAGGTAATTAACCTCATTCATTtatatttagaaaaaattacttgattgaatgctttttaaaaattaattactgattttaacgatattttttatttattaccatttatagcaatatgtagcaatattatgataaatttacacttgtattaaaagtgaattatgcatacaatataaatgtattataagtgttttaaaatatatattatgtttgtgtagtaagaaactaacataatatattataagtctattaaaatatgtgataaatgtattatccatctataaaacttgtattatatatgttttataaatagttctctgcaatatgtattaaaactgtattataaatgtattataagtgttcagtgaaattatttttttattgctataaatgataaatatttttttaatattgtatatttatgtaagtttcccttatatttattaatttatactATACTCTTTTCATTTCTAAATGTTTCAgctgtcattttatttttattaaaaataaaggtCCATGATATTTGTCAAAAAGTCAGTCAAATCaacatcaattattttttcccCAATTTAATCATTTGTGCTCCAAGAAGGTATATAttcattaattacttattcaaTGAAGAGATTACTTGAATAATTTAGTCAAACATTCTTATAACTAATGATATTTCCTCCTCCCACGTTAGTTGATcactttttattttgaattatacttaagaaattataaataaaaagataattttattaatttacccCTTAAAAAATATCTGGGAGTTTTATAAACAAATGTGAACACTTTCAGAAAAAATTAATTGCAAGGcagtataaataaaatttaattaatactttcTTGATTTAGTAAAATAATCCAACTAATATGagataactatttttaatatagtgatAAATTAATATGGAACAAAAGAATTATTAACTACCAGTTTTTAATATGGATATCCAAACACTCTAAACTGCAAGTAATAAAGGACATATAAGTCAAACTAATGTCTTAAATTTTGTATTCcattaaaatgagaaaaatataaaagaaattaaaatcttTATCTGAATAGtcagttaaattatttttttttagttgttatacatatatcatacattgTTATGCATGGATTATGTACATTCTTTGTTCCTTTTAATTGTCATGTTACgtttttaaaagtaaatttgattaatttttaaaattaaattaaattatattaatttaacattttaaaataaaaattttaatatttaaaaattatataacaaataatataaattatatttttttatatacatcttaaaatattagttaaaattcatataatatcactgtaaaaaataattattacaaATAAAAGGAAGCAGAGGGAACATGTGTGAACCATTTTGggctagttttttttttttaaaaaataaaaataaattgacacaaacaaaccaaaaagaaaaaagaaaaaaagagaaagaatcctTCCTTCTCGACCTTTTTCCCTCCGAAGAATTGGCACTTGACCACTTTGTCCAAACAGCCCGTTTCATTCTCCCACTTTTCTCTCTCACCAATTTATGCCCATTTCACACTCCTCTTCCTCCTTATAAATCTCAACTGCATACAAATCCATTTCTTCACTGACAGAAAAATAAATCTCTAAAAATGCCTTCGtatttctctcttctctttctcaCTCTGTTTTTTGTATCTGTGTCATCAACTGTTAAGTCTAATGATGCTGATAATTTCTTATCTTCTGATCCGAAATTTCCAATTACAATGGCGGAAAAGTTAATCAGACAGCTTAATTTATTccctaaacatgaaatcaacaAGGCAACAGAGGATTCTGGAGCAGCTACTGAACAGGGTCTTTTTGAGAAGAAATTGAATTTATCTTATATTGGTGATTCTGGAGCCACTGTTCAGaatttgggtcatcatgctgGTTATTATCGTCTTCCACACACTAAAGATGCAAGGTTTGAATTGAATTAAATGCTCAAAAATTGAATCATGTGTATTGTTAATTAATGCTAAATTATCTGTTTGAATTATATTAAATCTACAGAGAGTTTATCAGAAATAATCTCTATACTTACAAAGGTAAATATAAGGTCCGTATATATTTCACTCTACTCAGAGTCTACTTGCGGAATTACACTGTACATATTGTTGTTCgcttttgataaaaaaaagaatcatGGTATTGTTAACTAGTGCTCAATTATCTATTTGAATTACAATAAATGTATCAAGAGTCTATCAGAAAAAGTCTTTATATTCATAAAGATAAGGATGAGATATGCGTACATTCCACCGTTTTCAATGAGATTACagtgttgttgtttgttttgattaaaaaaaaatcatgggtATTGTTAATTAATGCTAAACTGTCTGTTTGTATAGGATTAAATGTtcattttgttaaaaaaaaaaagaatcaggGGTATTGTTAATTAAtgctaaattatttttttaaaaaaattgttttgcaggatgttttattttttctttgaatcGAGGAGCAGGAAGAATGATCCAGTTGTTATATGGCTAACAGGAGGGCCAGGATGTAGTAGTGAATTGGCTGTGTTTTATGAAAATGGACCTTTCAAAATTGCAGACAACATGTCTCTTGTCTGGAATGATTTTGGCTGGGACAaggtttctctctcttttttttttttaaaaaaaaataataattgagatTTTACCCAATTAAATTTCAAAACGTTGATTAGATCTTTTGTAGATGGTATAAAAGAATTCCCtccatgtttttttttaaaaatttattattattttcaaccTTTCTCCATCATGCAAAGTACCTTTTCACCTACTagcatattttaattttttttgacactTCTTGTTGTGACTTTTAGAATTTTGGAAATTCAAAAGTAGTTCAACCTTATTGACATTAATGACTAGCGTCTCTGTTTAGGTGGGACTAATAACATGAAAAATAACATAGCTATTACGATATGTTAAAACATACGGATAGAGTTATTTGCTCGATAACATGAGTTAAATTATAAATTGACAGGTTTCAAATCTTATATACGTTGATCAACCAACTGGAACTGGATTTAGTTATAGTTCAAATGAAGAGGACATTCGTCACGATGAAAGGGGCGTAAGCAATGATCTTTATGACTTCTTACAGGTTCCTtcctattctttttcttttagctcgtttaaatcttttaatttataattaactTATATTAATGTtagaaataattcaaaattctaAGTGCTCATCATTCTTTTGATGATATGTATGTAGGTCTTCTTCAAGTCACATCCTGAGTATgcaaaaaatgatttctttaTTACTGGAGAATCATATGCTGGGCATTACATTCCTGCATTTGCTTCTCGGGTTCACCAAggaaacaaaaacaaagaagGAATCTACGTAAATCTCAAGGTATTATTCACTCCCTTGTCTTTTGTTTTTCGAAAGTTAGTATAATTATTCTTCAAAGCTAAATTAGAATAAATcaactaatttttttataaataaaatttagacattaataaattataccGCCTCTCCGTTCCTTCTTAGTTGTCACGTTGCATTTTTCGAGagtcaatttgattaatttttgatattttaaaattaaaatttagatatctaaacaatatacaaaaagtattataaatttcaaattttttcatatcaatatgatgaaaaatacatcttaaaatGTTGTCAAAGTTCATATTGTTTGACTATCAAAAAGAAAACTGTGATAAGTAAAAAGGAACAACGGGAATACTATGAGAAATACTGCAAGTTACAATTTTTCCCATgtcaatttcatgaaaaaatacatttaaaatgttgatcaaagttgACACAATTCGACTCTCGAGCAGCGAACGTGTAACTAATTAGTGATAGAGGAAGTAACGAATGTCTCATTATACCATCCCTTTTGCTAAAGCCAGATagcttttgtttttttcttaa
This Solanum dulcamara chromosome 8, daSolDulc1.2, whole genome shotgun sequence DNA region includes the following protein-coding sequences:
- the LOC129901160 gene encoding serine carboxypeptidase-like, which produces MPSYFSLLFLTLFFVSVSSTVKSNDADNFLSSDPKFPITMAEKLIRQLNLFPKHEINKATEDSGAATEQGLFEKKLNLSYIGDSGATVQNLGHHAGYYRLPHTKDARMFYFFFESRSRKNDPVVIWLTGGPGCSSELAVFYENGPFKIADNMSLVWNDFGWDKVSNLIYVDQPTGTGFSYSSNEEDIRHDERGVSNDLYDFLQVFFKSHPEYAKNDFFITGESYAGHYIPAFASRVHQGNKNKEGIYVNLKGFAIGNGLTDPEIQYKAYTDYALDMKLIKKSDYNVIEKTYPKCQQAIKLCGKGSGVACMAAYLVCTSIFNKIMNIAGDKNYYDVRKRCVGDLCYDFSKMETFLNDQKVRQALGVGDIEFVSCSSEVYQAMQLDWMKNLEVGIPSLLEDGIKLLVYAGEYDLICNWLGNSRWVHAMKWSGQNAFGKAPSVSFAVDGVEKGVQKNHGPLTFLKVHDAGHMVPMDQPKAALEMLQRWMQNKLSKEDHLAPM
- the LOC129899703 gene encoding vacuolar protein sorting-associated protein 24 homolog 1-like, which translates into the protein MEKVKNILKPKPNPQQLLRDWQRRLRQECRNIERQIRDIQREEKIVQKSIKEAAKRNDMGSAKSLAKELVSSKRTVNRLYENKAQLNSISMHLGESVAIARTVGHLSKSAEVMKLVNNLMKAPEVAITMQEFNKEMTKAGVIEEIVNDAVDSALDSEDIEDEIEEEVDRVLTELAGETAAQLPEAVRKEKLKQPAQAVGDAEDADDEEDLEELRARLAKVRS